From one Lycium ferocissimum isolate CSIRO_LF1 chromosome 5, AGI_CSIRO_Lferr_CH_V1, whole genome shotgun sequence genomic stretch:
- the LOC132056083 gene encoding elongator complex protein 3 yields the protein MAAAVVADTRKLPRPGRGGVVSLGLTEEESRVRAITEIVNNMVELSRKGKDVDLNSLKSAACRKYGLSRAPKLVEMIAALPDSERESLLPKLRAKPVRTASGIAVVAVMSKPHRCPHIATTGNICVYCPGGPDSDFEYSTQSYTGYEPTSMRAIRARYNPYVQARGRIDQLKRLGHSVDKVEFILMGGTFMSLPAEYRDYFIRNLHDALSGHTSANVEEAVAYSEHGATKCIGMTIETRPDYCLGPHLRQMLSYGCTRLEIGVQSTYEDVARDTNRGHTVAAVADCFCLAKDAGFKVVAHMMPDLPNVGVERDLESFKEFFESPSFRADGLKIYPTLVIRGTGLYELWKTGRYRNYPPEQLVDIVARILSMVPPWTRVYRVQRDIPMPLVTSGVEKGNLRELALARMDDLGLKCRDVRTREAGIQDIHNKIRPEEVELVRRDYTANEGWETFLSYEDTRQDILVGLLRLRRCGRNVTCPELKGRCSIVRELHVYGTAVPVHGRDTDKLQHQGYGTLLMEEAERIAQREHRSTKIAVISGVGTRHYYRKLGYELEGPYMVKSLV from the exons ATGGCGGCGGCGGTAGTAGCGGATACCCGAAAGCTTCCCCGGCCGGGTCGGGGCGGAGTAGTATCTCTCGGCTTAACAGAAGAAGAATCCAGAGTTCGTGCTATAACAGAGATCGTCAACAACATGGTTGAACTCTCACGTAAAGGCAAAGATGTTGACCTAAATTCCCTTAAATCAGCAGCTTGTCGCAAATACGGGCTTTCTAGGGCACCGAAATTGGTAGAGATGATTGCTGCTTTACCTGACTCGGAACGTGAATCACTGCTTCCTAAACTCCGAGCTAAGCCTGTACGTACAGCTTCGGGTATAGCTGTTGTTGCTGTTATGTCTAAGCCTCATCGGTGTCCGCATATAGCTACGACGGGGAATATTTGTGTTTATTGTCCTGGTGGACCTGATTCTGATTTTGAGTATAGTACACAGTCGTATACTGGATATGAACCTACTAGTATGCGAGCTATTCGAGCTAG ATACAACCCTTATGTACAAGCTCGAGGCCGGATTGATCAACTTAAGAGATTGGGCCACAGTGTTGACAAG GTTGAATTCATCTTGATGGGAGGCACATTCATGTCATTGCCAGCAGAGTACCGTGATTACTTCATACGGAATCTTCATGATGCTTTATCTGGACATACTTCTGCCAACGTTGAAGAGGCTGTTGCATACTCTGAACATGGGGCGACAAAGTGCATTGGGATGACAATTGAAAC GAGGCCAGACTACTGCCTTGGACCTCATCTGAGGCAGATGCTTTCTTATGGTTGTACGCGGCTAGAAATTGGAGTCCAGAGCACATATGAGGATGTTGCTCGTGACACCAATAGAGGCCACACTGTAGCAGCTGTGGCTGATTGCTTTTGTTTGGCAAAGGATGCTGGCTTCAAG GTGGTTGCTCATATGATGCCTGACCTTCCAAATGTCGGCGTTGAAAGAGATTTAGAGAGTTTCAAAGAATTCTTTGAAAGTCCTTCATTTAGGGCAGATGGACTTAAAATTTATCCCACACTTGTTATTCGTGGCACGGGACTTTATGAACTGTGGAAAACTGGAAG GTATAGAAATTATCCACCAGAGCAGCTTGTAGACATTGTAGCTAGGATTCTTTCTATGGTGCCACCTTGGACACGTGTTTATAGGGTCCAACGTGATATCCCTATGCCTCTAGTGACTTCTGGAGTTGAGAAAGGGAATCTCCGAGAATTGGCTTTAGCTCGAATGGATGATCTTGGCTTGAAATGCCGAGATGTCCGGACACGCGAAGCTGGGATCCAG GACATTCACAACAAGATAAGGCCTGAAGAAGTTGAGCTTGTTCGCCGTGATTATACAGCAAATGAAGGATGGGAGACTTTCCTTTCATACGAAGATACACGTCAG gatattcttgttggtttgCTACGGCTGCGGAGGTGTGGACGGAATGTGACTTGCCCAGAACTAAAGGGAAGGTGTTCAATTGTTCGTGAGCTTCATGTGTATGGGACTGCAGTTCCTGTTCATGGTCGAGACACAGATAAACTGCAGCACCAGGGTTATGGTACTCTGCTGATGGAGGAGGCTGAGCGAATTGCTCAGAGGGAGCATAGGTCGACCAAAATTGCTGTTATCTCGGGTGTAGGAACCCGGCATTACTACAGAAAGTTAGGCTATGAACTTGAAGGTCCTTACATGGTAAAAAGCCTCGTGTAG
- the LOC132056081 gene encoding HVA22-like protein k, whose protein sequence is MAGMAMFASNLSSEIGLKLLLSPLNTNVVVRTACCSVAIVLPVYSTFKAIEMRDKKEQQKWLMYWAVYGSFSIVEAFMDKFLHWFPLYYHVKFAFLVWLQLPSSDGAKQLYTNHLRPFLMRHQARLDHILELSHGELDKFISTHQSEIQFAKEFLGKTLLSVGSILQQPTQGRVVGTIEGPAEQVETSESEDES, encoded by the exons ATGGCAGGAATGGCTATGTTTGCCTCAAATCTCTCCAGCGAG ATTGGGTTAAAATTGCTTCTTAGCCCGCTTAATACTAATGTTGTTGTCCGCACTGCATG CTGTTCTGTGGCGATTGTTTTGCCTGTTTATTCTACCTTCAAAGCAATTGAGATGAGGGATAAAAAGGAGCAACAGAAATGGCTTATGTACTGGGCAG TATATGGATCTTTCAGTATCGTCGAAGCATTCATGGATAAATTTCTCCACTG GTTCCCACTATACTATCATGTGAAGTTCGCATTTCTTGTTTGGCTTCAACTTCCATCTTCTGAT GGTGCTAAGCAATTGTACACGAACCATCTGCGCCCTTTCCTCATGAGACATCAAGCAAGACTGGATCATATTTTGGAGTTATCTCATGGAGAATTG GATAAATTTATTAGCACCCACCAATCAGAAATCCAGTTTGCAAAGGAGTTTCTTGGCAAAACTTTATTATCAG ttgggagTATACTGCAACAACCAACGCAAGGACGAGTTGTTGGTACAATTGAAGGGCCAGCAGAGCAAGTCGAGACTTCAGAGTCAGAAGATGAATCATGA